A segment of the Polyodon spathula isolate WHYD16114869_AA chromosome 1, ASM1765450v1, whole genome shotgun sequence genome:
aaTATTCTCGTTTTTGTAATGGGTgtctgttttgtaaataattttaatGAGAAACATGTTTACCATACTGTATCTATTTATTAGAATGTCAAATATAAAAAGTGCAATATTGTGATTTTAATGTTGTCCTGACAGatcttttttgtccttttttggtTTTCTAAACTTTTTCCTTGTTTTTGAAAGCACTTCTCAGATGTTGAATTTGTACTGTTTCTGATTAACTGATTCCTCCCTAAAAACAGTTGACATATTTTGTTTGCCTTCCTTTAGTAAATGGGCTGGTCCATGTGTGCTAACCATCCATGTGCACTTGCCATACAAGGGTTTTCATCTGTCTTTATTCTTTACATATCAAGAGTTTTTGTAACACCGGTCACATTGACGGTTCAAGCGGTCTGACTGAGTGATTTAACTGCAGCATGAAATAATGATCTAGCAACATTTCCTTTGCTGAATAATGTATTTTcctgcaaatattttttatagaaataatTTGAATACAGCTatttattaaaatagtatttttctctgtgtgttttcttttgatCATCATACCAGGAGCTATTTGCTTTGGATGGTGCACTTAAGATTCATTTCTGATAAATGCTGATTACACCTAACCTCGGAAAGGTGGCATGTAATGCTATAGGAtaggtaataatacaaaaaacacttttaaagtgTGGAAAAAAATACCCATTATATTTCATGACAGTCTTGACATTGCACATTCTAGTTCCAGCCAAAGATTGCACTTCACCTTAAAAGCAGTTTTAATTAGATAACACTGATTCAATAAATCCTTTGTGTTTGTAATGCCATTGTATATATTGAGTACCTCCCTCTCATTTCATAACCAAATGTATACCAAGTTGGATATAAGACTACCAAATAATGTAATCAAATTCTTTTGAAATATGTATCTTTTAATTTACACAATATCTAATCAATTTTATTAGAAACAGCtggtgaataaataaataaaattgagaaAATGTGTTTGTCAGCGATATTAAACTAAAACttttcattgcatttaaaaaaaaaaaaaaaaacctccaggtCTTGAGAAAGGACTGATTTCTGAATACAAAGCTGAAGCATTTAAACTGTGTTAAGAAGCGCCTGCTTCCATGTTGAGCCCAAGCCATTGATTGTTTGTGAATTACGAGTGTAATCCAATACACTGGTTACTTGCTGCATTACCAGTGTTTCCATTCTGTCTGGCAGAGAGTTTGCGATATAGTCGATGGCCACAGGGTTCCATTTTTTCATAAACATAGCCTGGTGGGTtggcaaaaccagcagggcatGTTTTGATCGCCTTGGGAATATAGCTTGTGCAGTAAGTGGTTTCACTGTCCAGTGGCTGACAGCACTGTACAGTGGGAATGGGTTTGCAGCTCAGAGTGCAAGCGGGGGCATGTGACACATAGTTAGCCCGGAAAGTGGTTGTATTTTCAAATGGGCCAGTAGGTTTCTCTATTTGCTGTACCCCTCTGATCAAGGGTGCCGCCTTGGCATCCCATGACTTATAGTCGTCTTTCATAGTCGACTTGGATTCAAAAGGGGTACAATTCCAGGCTTGAGTTTGAGGGCAGATTGCTACAGCTGGTGAAATCTTGTGCTCCACGAAGTCTGCGTGAGCTGTAGAAGTCATGTTCATTGCCACTTCTGGGGGAACATGTTTACCATACTTGTGCAGTGGTATTGGTCGTATAGGCCATGATATGTAATTATCATGAAATTCAGTCGAACAATTAAATTTGGTGGCCGGGGTTCCTCTGGCAGCTTTAGACCTGGCTGGTTTGCTTGGTTCCCCGCGTAATCCCTTGTAGTCTTTCCTTTGTGTAGTGAGACCATCAAACGGAATAACACTTGGCTTGTAGGGTTCTCTTTCAATGCATTTATAAGGCTCCACAGAATAAGGTACATACTCCTGTGAGTAGCTGGACAGACCATCAAAAGGTATTGGGCCCATGGGTACATGTGCTGGTTTAAAATTCTCCTTTGAAATTGGGCCTTTGAAATGGTAGTCATCCTGGAAAGTGGTTGTGTTGCTAAACCTGTCCGTGCACAGCTTTaagttgtcttgtgttttgaggttttgtctttttttaatccCCCATACTCTGTAAtcatctgaaataaaataaaaaaaataaaaaaattaagaaaggtTTTAAAGTCAATGTAATAACTTGACCCCTTGaaagaaatatacatttcaaacagaatGTTAACACAAACCTCATACATGCTGTAATGTATGTAAGGTGAATGTTCCTCTTactgaatgctgtttttttttttactgtgtctgGTAATGTTACACTCAAATAAAATTTTACATATATTAGAAAATAATTCAAGCATtctagtaatttttttaaaattggatGTCCCTTTGTGAAGTTATAGCCCACTGAAGTCAGagaaaatgtgtcatttattgGATCACAAGCCTATACAAATACATGGTAATGAAGATAAATAAACACCAAGGTGtccattttaattaaatcaaacttGCTATActtacatttctgcaaatatcCTAGAATATCAAACAATCAGtagtgtttaatttaattaattcaagacaaatgttttgactggaAACCTTTTCCAATTTCAAAAATGATTGGCACAAGTATTTTTCACATCAGTGCTGATGAAAAAATATCAGGTATTTGCATGGTACTTATGCTACACATTTTAACATGcaagtatataaataaaagctGGAAGAATGCTTCTCACAATATAGTATGCACACAGTAGGTCCCTTTTTTCAATACATATGATATGCATTTTCAAGTTTTTATAACTAAGAATGTTGTTTATTAAGTAGGATGTACAGTATTAAGCTTTAAGAAAAATGGGTAAGAAATGGCTAAGGTGCAACTACTTTAGAATTGTCTTTTTTTGAACTGCTGTTTAAACTTTGTCACAGAGATCTGATGAGGTGTAAGACTTACTGTACCTGACACTCTGTATCATTTATTTAGTAGCTCTCCATTTTCTAGAAAGTTAGTAGAGCATTTACATCATACTGCCAGATCTGTTCTCTtgatatgatttatttttgttaatttactcTGCAGCGTGCCTAAAACGTGCTGCAGAAAACTaagtttacagtgttttatttgtattgacaATACTATTGCAGCTTCTACATATCCCATTTCTGCTGAAACAACTGCCTAATTTGGTGTGTTTACAATAACAAACTTTGGTTTCAGGGGCCTTGCAGggatcccccacccccccagttttctttttttttttttattattcacagAGTGAAAATATTTTACTTTGAACCCATTGTTCaagcatttagttttatttaatgaatgacaGATTTATATTTATGGCAGTTATTGTCAGGTTCACATTAACAGTGtgttatacagtacattctgTTTCATATTGAGCTTCCAATATCAATAATCAAGCTTGActcttttttttgcaatttttctCATCCAAGCGAGTGGATAATATCAAAGTTGTCTGTAGCAGATGTCTGATCTGCCATTGCGGTTTATAAATATCCATTAAGTACAAATATACAAATTTCTTGAATCTGTTTTTGAttgtcaaaatgtgttttaaataataaaacattaaatcacCCATTCAGAATGCACCTATGGTGTTTGTTTTCTTATGCTttgcataaaacaatacatatattgGGGTTCTAAATCTGTTCTTCTCAGTCTAAGAAGTGCCCCAGTACTCTACTCACTCACACCGTTTGGATTGCTGTGTCTACAGGGATATCTGTGGTTcgcagaaaacagaaagttgaCAAAAACAAGATTTCTTGTAGGTTTTTTCACAAGAAAAGGTGTGAAATGTATTATGAGATGATCATTTTCTAACTAACCCATTAagaaatcattacaaaaaaatgtaacttctATTTTTATAGGTTGTTTTATAGCATTAGAAAAGGCTAGTTTAggtataaagtaaaaaaaaaaaaaaaaagttttatcaatGACATATGTTAAGAGACTCATTCAGCACAGATTGATATAAACTGTTCTCTCGGTGTAACTTTAATGCCATTCATTGGACTTACTTCACAAGACTCTGAATACAATTCTTTTCTTTCACACCATGGGTCttccaggattttttttatttgaaccatCTGTAACGTTTTGGAAGACGTTGACCAATCTCTTCAAGTCATCAAGTGTCCAAGAATAAAATGGTGATTTTACCAAATCAGACCTAATGGCATCCACAAAAATCATGCATGCATACAGTGTGTAGGAATTAACAGAATGGAACTACAACACTGCAAAAGCCAACCACAACCCTGGAACAATACGGTATTGCTTCAGAGTGATTTTAGACTGATTTATCCTACCTTTGTATGTAGCTTTCAAGTCCATCCTAGCTGGAGGCTGCTTGTACCCGGCAGATTTGGCTGCAGGAATAGGTTGAACTGGGTATGGCTTAAAATCCTGTAAGTATGTGGTGCCCATATCAATGACTCCTTCTGGCTTGATGTATTCTGCAATGTGCGTCTTTGGTCTGTGCACCCCATGCAGTACATAATCCttcctaaaataaatcaaatagtttttttttttttttttatgactttttttgttCAACAACCACACAACCGACCAACAATGATGCAGTGCTATTTACTGAGAATTCACCTAATATAGAAGGAATCAAGGCTAGTTTGCATTTGAGCATAACTACATTAAAAGTAGAGAGCTGTAGTAATGCCCATAAGTACTGACAATTTATATTcatgaagtgcaaaacacaaatagaaataaatataaacacaaaaaacaaatgcacaaaacacaaaaacaaacaaaaaacacaaaacacaaatacaaaaagccaACAACAAAACTGAAGTAATTTCACAACAGAAATACCTCGCGATGGAGGCCACTCCCCCAGCTACCCAGCACAGTCTCTACCTGTTTCTGGAGAAGCTGAAGCTGTTTAGAAAGCATAAGTTTGAGTTTAGTTGAGGTCATAGGTGCCAGAACAACTGGTGTTACTGGTGCTACAGCATCTAGAGATGCCAAAATAACGTTTCTTCAGGTTTCAAAAGGTGTCAGATCATGACTGCAACAGGACTGCAGAAGAGGGATATGTCAACAGCTCAgtggaagacagacagacagacacagcctTTCAGTATGCAGAGCCTTCACTTTTGCTGTGAGAAGGTTTTTTTCAGCGCAAGAAatagattacttttaaaatgggAAATCCAGAGAACTTGGTTAAATAGAAAATTGAATGCTTTAGAAGGCAATAATATTGTGGATGAGGCAGCAAAAATCTTAATTTTACtcccaccaaaaaacaaaacaaggcaacATGTTAAATTGCTCTCCACAGCAAAGCAATAACTGACAACTTGAAACGCAGTGGCTTTGAATAACACTGTGAATGCTGGAAAAACTTAGAGAAATCGACTTCGTGTGTGatagcaaatgtttctacattcaTCATCTTGTAACACTAAAGAGACTGTTGATAAATGTGTTACCATTGTGTGTAATTTGTGTTCGAAGCAGTAAATAACTGCAGAACGTAAATAGCTTTTAGGTAGGCTAttaaagctaaataaatactTTGCAGACAGCTGTATAattaatattctttatcaataaattatttatcaatgtaaatgctgtatatggtcattttctgttttgcttgttttacaaaacaaacatttaatttgtttttaagtcaattaaacaatgtttgttaGATACAACTCGCTACCCAACATTCACATaacaagctcattattattattattattattattattattattattattattattattagtagtagcggTAGTAATTTCTTCTCCAGGGTGGCTGTGATAGCCTGGTACTTCCAGCCAACCTCATGGGCACGACAGCCGAGGAGGGCAAACTTGCAAGTGGGCATCAGGTACACAGTCTTCAGAGCTGCAGGGACCACCATGCTTCCTCTTGTCTTTCCAGGGCAGTCTttccatatggcctctttggtagggTAACTGATGTTGTCTGAGGatttttccaaataactcaattgagtgacctcagccgtaaggactctcagcttcTCATCAGAAAACTTCTCTCTTCTTTtctgtgcgccaagaggactttgctgccctttctctgacatattttttgtttggttttatctTCATGCTCCAAATatctcatacagtgcctactgctctctgtactccctCATTATCATcactgcagctcattatttgttcatgttgagtaatttgcattgctcttaagcttacataggccgcagtgcaaaataattgcctggccgctaggtaatttggattttgcagctgcaattgtttgcactgcgcctatccttacatcagcccctgtACTTGCACTATACAGTGCTGCACGTGTTTCAGCAAGTTCAGCATCTCAATGCATAACAAGAGCACCTATCAAATTGTACAATAACATAAGGTTATTAAAGACGTAGATTAAAGTGTCAAGTACCACCGTTTAATGTTCCCATGCGACTTAATGACCTAAACTGCATCATTttggcatttatttaaaaaatctagttCAAGAAAATATATCCTGTTTTTCACACCACACTGTTCAGAACATACTAGAGGCTTCCTTAGGCAGGCATTATAAATTGAATGTTAAGTCAAAACAGTGGTAAAGATGATAAGTTGTAAAATGGTTGTGAAAAATCACTGCACCGTGAAAACCATTGCAAATACCTTTGGGTGCCACATACTGTGCTATACCTGGCACCAATCTTACCTGAATGTGGTGGTGTTTTCCATTTTTTCTGGGTTCCTCTGATAATGATTTTTGGGTCTGCATGGCAGAGCTGCTCCAGTGTTGCTGTGTGGGTAGTAGTTATCTTTGTACTCTGTGATAAAACAGGGTTTGCCACAGTTGTAGAGCACTGAAGGAAGGTGTGGACAGCGGTGACGCCTGTGATGGAAATATGAACAAATAAAGGATAAAATATTAGTGtcagtaattaaatatatatatatgattctcCCCAAAATCTAACATGTACTGAAtgaaggtactttttttttttttcccctttaactTTTTTGGAGGAAATCTGTAATTCTATATTTCTATTGCATTTTTCGTTTTATTAATTTCAACCCATTTTTAGaaatcaaaatatgaaatatgacaAAAAGTAAGTATAGAGACTAGATGGTGGCACATTGCACTAAAGCACTAGCTTGTTATGTCTTTGTTTGAATATAGGTCAAGGTCATAAGTGACACTTTATGAGCATAATCAAATGACAATACCAAAGTTTACATTTCAGATGTGTTGTTAGGCCTACAGTATATCTTGTATTTACACGTTTTCtgttgcaacacaaaacacagcagaaCCAGAAATTGCTTTGCAGAACCATATTCTAACATACAGCGTAAATGCCATATATTCTAACAGTGCATTCCAAAACCACAACGATAAGAATTATTTTTGTCACACACCTGGGCAATCACCTGACGTGAACTTTGAAACGCAATAGACGGCACATGAGAACGGCAATTAAGATAACATGACTTCACTCAGCCTTGTTAAATAAAGTAAAGTAACAGTTGTCAATAAATCTATGTGGTGCTGTCACAGCTTAACAGTGTGTCCTTAAAAACCAATGACCTCAGTGATAGTGTCGGATATTGGCTCTGACATTTTGTTGCTAACAGCAGGCAAGGCGAGTAGTGCATACCAGAGCTAACAGAAAACATTTAAGGTCTGCtattaaaaaaagatcaatagGGTTacttcattgtttaaaaatatcagctATTACAGCATTATTATGTATGGAAGCACATttgcaccacaaaaaaaaaaagaaaaaaagaaatatgtttcaAATTTCCATTATAAGGTTGACATACTGTCTCATTATTTTCACCTAGTATCTCGTTATTTCGACTTACTATCTTGTTATTTCGACACattataataatttgaaataacgacatagtttaatttaaattaaaactcgTTTGGAGTGGAATCGAGAGTTTATATAGTATGACTGAATAAAGGAATAGAATAAAACTTAATTTactcattttataaatgtatgtttgtgaCAACCACATTTGTCTGCATTGCTCTCACAGGATCGTCTAATGATTTCTCTGTCACTATAGGCTATCTGAAGGGTTTAAGTTTGTTCTTATGTTGGCATTAATTCTTACTACTCTACTGTGTGGGTGGCGTCTGGGACAATTAAGTTCCACAATTCTGTGAATTGCAGCCATATTGGCAGATATAGCAAGAGGGGGGCGTTTTCGCAATTAATTTTTGTACTCGGAGGCCGCGGAGCTGAGGGGTGGGGCGGGGGGTCACCCGTTCCAAGGCCCGACCACTTTTAAGCaagtgaagagaaaaaaaaaaaaatgtgctcaaAGAATTATATTTTTTCCTACGGTCCCTGGCCGTGACGTCTCAATTCAGTAACCATAGGTATTGTGATTATAGCATCTTCCAGATATTATttcaattttcatttaaataatttcttaTCTTTTATAAACTTTTTATTCCTAAACTTTTTACTTATGCCCTCACGTTATGTGTCTTTATTTTACGCATTGCAATTTCAGGTAGCCTGGTTTCAAAACGATAAAATTAGCACCTAAACACTGGtcattttttattcttaataaaattccccatgttttatttatttatttaaaaaaaaaatacaaatgcaataaattCAACACAAGCAACGCAATAGTCTACTGTTTCAAAGCAGGAATTGCTAAACTAAACATAAACCAGAATTTTAATGTCCGATGCCGCCCCCCCATCcctccatctctccatctctccatctctTTCAGAAATAGGAATTTTCACTGGTACCTACATTGTACccgcaatgggtacatttcaaaGAAATAGTGAAATCTGGACTAACcatgaaaaaaacacagccttagTGATAGCTGCAAAGGCGttatgcgcatatatatatatatatatatatatatatgcagtccaCTTTTCCAAAGTTGTAGTTTTCTTAGTACAATTAGGTAGTATTTAACAAGCATTTGGCAATACCAGTTCTTTATGAGCCTGCTAGTAGCCGCATGTCAGTGTCCATTTGAGGCAGTCTATTATAAATCTAGAGACACTTCAAAATATTGGTAACTACATGTAGTTACACTGTCCTTACCATTTAGCACATTTACTACAGGCACTAAGCACCCGATTCTGTGACTGTTTTtgcaacatgtacagtattttccaaGTGTTGTAAACACAGTTATTAAAAAAGTTATACAACTGTAAATAGGGTTACACTTTAGATTATGATCTCATTCACATACTTCTGCTAATGTGCCCTGCTACATATCCAATGCAGTGAATACATATTATACAGCAGTGAATAATAAAGTCACTCAATCTGGTTCTATTTGTATGTTCTAAATTTATTTCACTTCCTCCACACTAATCACCAGGAGTACCTATACGAAGCAAAAGACATTCCACAAGAATATGTCACCCCTTCTCTATTTAGAGCTGAATTTAATTAACTCCTTTGATTTAATTCAGAAACTAATTAAAAAGTTAGG
Coding sequences within it:
- the LOC121323240 gene encoding stabilizer of axonemal microtubules 2-like, with the protein product MKILCICEICSCGRHRCPHLPSVLYNCGKPCFITEYKDNYYPHSNTGAALPCRPKNHYQRNPEKMENTTTFRKDYVLHGVHRPKTHIAEYIKPEGVIDMGTTYLQDFKPYPVQPIPAAKSAGYKQPPARMDLKATYKDDYRVWGIKKRQNLKTQDNLKLCTDRFSNTTTFQDDYHFKGPISKENFKPAHVPMGPIPFDGLSSYSQEYVPYSVEPYKCIEREPYKPSVIPFDGLTTQRKDYKGLRGEPSKPARSKAARGTPATKFNCSTEFHDNYISWPIRPIPLHKYGKHVPPEVAMNMTSTAHADFVEHKISPAVAICPQTQAWNCTPFESKSTMKDDYKSWDAKAAPLIRGVQQIEKPTGPFENTTTFRANYVSHAPACTLSCKPIPTVQCCQPLDSETTYCTSYIPKAIKTCPAGFANPPGYVYEKMEPCGHRLYRKLSARQNGNTGNAASNQCIGLHS